The Nostoc sp. 'Lobaria pulmonaria (5183) cyanobiont' DNA window AAGTATTTATGAATATTTTAACTAATGCGATCGATGCTTTAGAAGAATCAATGGTCAAGATAAAAACAAATCATAAACCGCAAATTATAATTTGTACTGAAATTTTAGAGAGTAAATTTGCTGTTATCCGAATTGCTGACAACGGATTAGGAATGGTAGAAGACATTAAAAAGCGCTTATTTGATCCATTTTTCACCACAAAAGAGGTAGGAAAGGGAACAGGTCTAGGACTGTCAATTAGCTACCAAATTGTAGTAGAAAAACATGGTGGAATTTTGAATTGTGTATCAGAACCAGGACAAGGCACAGAATTCTGGATTCACATTCCAATTTAAAATACTCTACGTTTCAAAACGCTACGATTTTACGCAAAGCTGTACTTTGAGATTTGTTTCAGAAAAAATATGTAAATAGCCCTCTGCTCACATGTTATGCGTAACTGATAACTGACCTTAGTCCACATGAGCAAACTAAGGTCAGTTAGTCGTTCGGTACTCTAAGATCAACTAAGTAGGACGACGTAAATAATTAAAGGTTTGTAGTGAGAGCTGAAGCTCTCACTACAAAATAATTTGAATATTTTTTACATTAGTTAATATAGTTTGAATTCTTCTCACCGACTTACTTGTCTATAATTTAAATTGAATTTTATGAACAAGTGCTTAGTAGCACCGTGGCTCGTTACTATAGAGTTCTGTTTCGATTGAGATTCCTTTGCATCAGATGGGGGAATCGGTAAGCCATAACGGATTTAAATTGTCTACTAATTTGCAAGAATCAAAAGTCTAGAGAAAATATTGACTAAAAACTATGCAAAATTTAAGTACATCCAACACTATAGGACTGAGTTTAGAGCTTTTTCATGTCCAAACCAACACTGCTTTTGAGTTATCACCAAATACTGCGGTGTTTCATATCGGTAAACCAAATGACCAAATTCCGCCGGATATTGATGTTTCCAACTTGCCAGATGTAGATGTAGTTTCTCGCATCCACGCACGGATTCAAATCCATATAAATAATTACTTTATTGAAGATTTAGGAAGTTCTAATGGCACATTTGTCAACAACACTAGATTAGAACCTAGAACACCCTGCCCAATAAATATAGGAGATAAAATAGACCTTGGTCAAGAAGAAAAAGTTACATTTATATTTCAATATAAGATACAATCTCAACAAAATCTTCTTCCTCTTACAAGTTCCACAAAAATGCAGGCTCAAATTGCTCTGAACAGCAGACAAACTCTGGTGAATCAAACAACCAGGTATATAGGCTTTGCTTTGATGGTTGCAGGCATCATCATTTTAACTGCAAATATTCGTGTTGGTATATTTTTTGGTATTCCTGGTTTATTACTATGTATTTCCGGTATTTTCGTCCTTTGTCAGCAGCGAATAAACCCTAACTTAGGGTGGATTTTGATAGCGCTAGGAATTATAGTTATAGCGTTTACTGGTAATGTGTTCGCGTCAGTTAATCTTTTAGTTTTTGTGGCATCATCTGCTTTATTTATCGCTGGATATCAACTTTTGAATACTGGAAAAATCTTAAATTATGATTTGCGATCGCTCCAGAAATTAATTAAAAAATAACTCATTTTAATCATTCTTAATTATTTCCATCCTACTTCTCTGCGAATAGCATGATTCATCAAGTTTATTTGCGATGCGTGAAACGATGGCGGCATTGAGCTATGAATTATATGGTCAAGTCCATCATGCATTACATCCGTTGGTAGTGCAGAATGATCGAGTCCTAATGTATGTCCAATTTCATGGGCAATGGTATTGGCGATTAAGTTAGACAATTGATTAACATGAAGACTGGCATTGTAAGAAGCATAGAATACTTGATCTATGCGGATAATCGCACGATTTGTAACCATTCCTAATTTAAAAGTAGCTACTCCTAGATAGTCAACTGGTTGGTTATCAGCAAATACATAGATATGAGTAAAATTGTCCCCCCATTCCTTGGGTTCAGGCGAATCAGATGTCAAAAATACTTCAACACTTCTAAATGCACCGTAGAGCTTAGAAAAGGCATCACTGAGAATACTATTGATTACTTCTCTATTTTCCTCTTCAATGTCCATTCCCGAAACATCTACCCAAATACAACGGCGAAACTCGCTATTTCTCTCTATGAGAATTCTTCCACAGGAAGGGCAAAACTCCCACTGAGACTGAATGCGCGAACAACATCCCTGACAACGGAGTTTAACAGGTATAGTCAAGTCTATGCGTTCCCAAATCGGGACTTTGAGCTTGCGATTGAGTCTAGTTAAATCCAGGCGATCGTAAAGAGACATTAATTTTTATTGTAATAGATTCTTTGTTTTGGCCAATTTTACCCAGTTTGGATATTCAGTCATTAGTAAATCATAAAGCTCTTGATCTGCTATACTTTCTGGGTCTTCTAAACTAAAAAAATCTGAATTATCAAGATAGCGATCGCTCATTTCGTCAAGTTTTTCTAAAAAGGTAAAATCACTAGTTTTTGCTTTAGCTAGCCAACCTAAAATACCTTTATCTTTAACATCCTTACGTGACTTGCCTATCGCCATAAATTGCCAAAAGATAGGCTCATACGAAGACTCTCTAAGAGATTTTTCTGTTTGTGATTCGTCAGAAGTTGCTCCATCCGTCACAAACATGATATAAACTGGAGTAGCATTTTTTGCACTAGTTTTTTTAGATATTGGAAAATAGAATTTTCTAATCATATTTATAGCTTTACCATAGTAAGTACCACCTTCTAGTGGATACTCTTTCAAGAGATTTGGAATAAAGGTTTTAAAATTTTCAATAGTCATTTCACCTGCATTATAGGTTTTAGCTCCAAATAGAAATATATCAATAGAGGCGTTGTCATCAAAACGACATCCTAAAGCCAGAATTTTTTCAGCAAACCGCTGAATTTTACCTAAGGTATAGAGCGCACTCATTGAGCCAGAGATATCAAGGCAAAGCACAACCTTAGCCTTATGATTCGTCAAATTTGCTTTTTGAAGTGATATATCTGCTTTTTTAACAAGATTGAAAATATGTGGTGCTTCTCGCTCAAGCTTTTTATCTAACGATATATTTAGTTTAGTTTTACAGTTTTCTTGCACCCTTTCTACTTTTGTAGATTCTTCCTGTTTAGTTTTGGAAATATATTTATCTACAAAACTTTGTAGTCCAGAACTATAGCCTTCTCCTACCGCTTGAAATCTCCATTCATTCTCTTTTTTATACAAGCGTCCAAATTGCAAAGCTGTCTCTTGAGAAAAAGCTTCTCTTAAATTGTATCGAGCTAAAGAATTTTTGCTTTCGTGATTATAAATCTTGATAAAAGCATTTTTGATTTGGCTAAAATTTTGATTTTTTTCTTGCCCTTCATGAATAGTGACAACAAAAACTATCTCCTGAATAGCTGGATTGACTTTTGCCAAATCAACATAAATTGTTTCATCATCTCCATTCCCTTCCCCAGTTCTATTATCTCCTGAGTGTTTTAAAGATCCATCAAGTGAGTGAAGGTTATTGTAAAAGACAAAATATTTATCATTGGGAATTTTACCATCTGCACCTAACATAAATACAGAAGCATCAATATCATAGCTTTGCCCAGCTTGATTTACTTGCCAACCCAAGCCAATAGCTACTTTCTTTAAATTCGGAGCTTCTTTAGAAAGATTAAACCTGCTGCCTTTGCTTAATTCAATTTCCATTTAATACACATCCTATCAATTAAAAATTTGTTAATTTTTTATGCAAAAAAAGGGGGTAACAACAATGAATACCTCCTTTGTATTAATTTATGAGATATATACTAAGCAGCGTATCGGTCTACAAAACTTTGCAGCCCTGATTTATAACCAGCACCGACAGCTTGGAATCTCCATTCTCCATCTTTTCGATAAACTTTACCAAACTCAATTGCAGTTTCTGCGGAAGCATCTTCATCTAATTCATACTTAGCAATTTGTTTTTCTGTGGCATTGTCATAAATTCTGATAAACGAGTTTCTGACTTGCCCAAAGTTTTGCTTTCTTTGCTCTGCTTCATGGATAGTCACGACAAAAACTATTTCTTGAACTGAAGCATCCACCTTGCTTAAATCAATTTGAATCGTTTCATCATCCCCTACACCCTCTCCAGTTCTGCTATCTCCCTCGTGTTTGACAGAACCATCAGGTGATTGTGAGTTATTATAAAATACAAAATATTTTTCATTAGGAATTTTTCCGTTACTACCTAACATAAATATAGAAGCATCTAAATCAAAAGCTGAACCTGTGTCTGTAACATTGATATCCCATCCTAAACCAATTCCAGCATTTTTTAAGCTTGGTGCTTCTTTTGAAAGATTGATCCTTTCACCTTTACTGAGGTTAATTGACATAATTATTACCTATTTTTGTAAGTGAATTAGATTCTGAATTTCTATGGATTTGAGTAACTTGATATCTACTTAAGCATAAACTTTCACAAGTCCCTCTAAACCATTAACGTTAATGCCGTTGCCAATAGCTGCCAATTTCCACTCATTATTATGATTGTAAATTTCAGCCATAATCATTCCGGTCATTCCTTTATATTCAGAACCCGATAGATGATACTTAGCGAGTTCTTGATTATTAGATGTATTGACTAGGCGTACAAAGGCATTTTTTACCTGTGCAAATTCTTGCTTCCGAGTAATACAATCATAAATATTAACTGTAAAAATCAATTTTACAATCTCTTTTGGTAGACGAGCTAAATCTACAAGAACCTGCTCGTCATCACCTTCTCCCGCACCTGTGAGATTATCACCCAGATGGGTAATAGCTCCTGATTTGTGGGATAGATTACCAAAGTAAACAAGATTGCCTATATCTGTTATTTTGCCATTTTGATCTAAACAGATTACAGAGGCGTCTAAATCAAAGTCTGAAGCGTTGCTGTGCTTCATGAATAGTTACAGTAATAACTATTTTTTGAACATCTACTGGTACTTTTTTAAGATCAACTTTGATAACTTCATCATCACCCTCACCTGCACCAGTAAGATTATCTCCCATGTGCTGAAGCGATTTATCAGAGTCAGGACTTGTGAGGTTATTATAAAAAATAAAGTGGTTGTCAGAAATAAGTTTTTCGTTAATACCTAACATGAACACTGAGGAGTCTAGATCAAAGTCATAACCTGTATCTGTAGCTTTAACGTCCCATCCAAGTCCAATAAAGACATCTGTTAAGCCAGGAGCAACTTTTTCAAGTGAAACTCTTTGTCCTTTTGTTAGCGAAACTGCCATAATTTTTTCTTCCTATTTATAGCAAATGGATGCACCAAGTAAGTAATCTGTTTATTGTTACTTTCAAATAAGTGGAAAATTGTAGATATCAACAAAAAATAATTACCTATGGCGCTGGTTTTTTAGAAAAAACTTCACCAGTAATTATTTAATTTTTGACTTGGCTAGTTTTGAAGATTGATTTGGTCAACCTAGTTTTCTATTAGAATTAACCAAGAAGTTTACCTATTTACAGTTGAGTGATAACAAACACGCTACAGAATGCAGTGTATGTCATATTTGTTATGCGCTCTATCGTAGTCACCTTCAATAAGCGCTGAAATCAGTAAAAATACGTAAACTCCAAAATAGAATTTTTGAGGTTCTTAATAAATGAGGGATATGCTGTATGAATGTCGTATCTAAAGACATAGGGAGTTTAAGCTAATATTCATTCTGCATCCTGGTGTCTCCCATTCTCTGCATAAGAGTGTATTTCTGAGGCTAAGGATTATGCAACTTAAAGATGGATTAATTTAATCTCTCCACAATGCCACTTGTTGCTTGAGTTCCCTCATATCTAAATAATCGTTAGCAAAAGCTTTCCATAAAAGTGGATCAGGAATAAAACCATCATATTTTTGAATTTCTGGTGCTTCTGAAGTACTAACTAAATCTCCTGAGGTAATTCTTTGTTCGCACAATGAAGTAATTTCACGATAAAGATATTTAAATTTATCTTTGCCTAATTTAATTGTCAAATAATAGGGATTTACTCCGCCAATACTTGTAATTTCTAATGATTCCCGGCAGTACGAGTTGAGCAATCTTTCTAAGGTGCGATAAGCAACCGTACCCATCCAAGGAAAAATACAGCATTTACCTTTCTCTAATTCTACAATATTGTGTTTATCTAATTCAACCTGCTGCACCAATTTGCGAACTTGATGTAAGCGTTGCAAAGCATTT harbors:
- a CDS encoding TerD family protein: MAVSLTKGQRVSLEKVAPGLTDVFIGLGWDVKATDTGYDFDLDSSVFMLGINEKLISDNHFIFYNNLTSPDSDKSLQHMGDNLTGAGEGDDEVIKVDLKKVPVDVQKIVITVTIHEAQQRFRL
- a CDS encoding matrixin family metalloprotease; the encoded protein is MSLYDRLDLTRLNRKLKVPIWERIDLTIPVKLRCQGCCSRIQSQWEFCPSCGRILIERNSEFRRCIWVDVSGMDIEEENREVINSILSDAFSKLYGAFRSVEVFLTSDSPEPKEWGDNFTHIYVFADNQPVDYLGVATFKLGMVTNRAIIRIDQVFYASYNASLHVNQLSNLIANTIAHEIGHTLGLDHSALPTDVMHDGLDHIIHSSMPPSFHASQINLMNHAIRREVGWK
- a CDS encoding TerD family protein produces the protein MKHSNASDFDLDASVICLDQNGKITDIGNLVYFGNLSHKSGAITHLGDNLTGAGEGDDEQVLVDLARLPKEIVKLIFTVNIYDCITRKQEFAQVKNAFVRLVNTSNNQELAKYHLSGSEYKGMTGMIMAEIYNHNNEWKLAAIGNGINVNGLEGLVKVYA
- a CDS encoding TerD family protein, with the translated sequence MEIELSKGSRFNLSKEAPNLKKVAIGLGWQVNQAGQSYDIDASVFMLGADGKIPNDKYFVFYNNLHSLDGSLKHSGDNRTGEGNGDDETIYVDLAKVNPAIQEIVFVVTIHEGQEKNQNFSQIKNAFIKIYNHESKNSLARYNLREAFSQETALQFGRLYKKENEWRFQAVGEGYSSGLQSFVDKYISKTKQEESTKVERVQENCKTKLNISLDKKLEREAPHIFNLVKKADISLQKANLTNHKAKVVLCLDISGSMSALYTLGKIQRFAEKILALGCRFDDNASIDIFLFGAKTYNAGEMTIENFKTFIPNLLKEYPLEGGTYYGKAINMIRKFYFPISKKTSAKNATPVYIMFVTDGATSDESQTEKSLRESSYEPIFWQFMAIGKSRKDVKDKGILGWLAKAKTSDFTFLEKLDEMSDRYLDNSDFFSLEDPESIADQELYDLLMTEYPNWVKLAKTKNLLQ
- a CDS encoding FHA domain-containing protein; protein product: MQNLSTSNTIGLSLELFHVQTNTAFELSPNTAVFHIGKPNDQIPPDIDVSNLPDVDVVSRIHARIQIHINNYFIEDLGSSNGTFVNNTRLEPRTPCPINIGDKIDLGQEEKVTFIFQYKIQSQQNLLPLTSSTKMQAQIALNSRQTLVNQTTRYIGFALMVAGIIILTANIRVGIFFGIPGLLLCISGIFVLCQQRINPNLGWILIALGIIVIAFTGNVFASVNLLVFVASSALFIAGYQLLNTGKILNYDLRSLQKLIKK
- a CDS encoding TerD family protein; translation: MSINLSKGERINLSKEAPSLKNAGIGLGWDINVTDTGSAFDLDASIFMLGSNGKIPNEKYFVFYNNSQSPDGSVKHEGDSRTGEGVGDDETIQIDLSKVDASVQEIVFVVTIHEAEQRKQNFGQVRNSFIRIYDNATEKQIAKYELDEDASAETAIEFGKVYRKDGEWRFQAVGAGYKSGLQSFVDRYAA